Proteins from a genomic interval of Clostridium botulinum:
- a CDS encoding winged helix-turn-helix domain-containing protein: MTINKSDYKILELLLEKQCTTEYKSLTVKEISNSVDLSISQVRNILKLLTMLNLIATGSKQGKQNTYYITTEGMRKIGENM, from the coding sequence ATGACCATTAACAAAAGTGATTATAAAATATTAGAACTATTATTAGAAAAACAATGTACCACAGAATATAAATCATTAACCGTTAAAGAAATATCAAATAGCGTAGATTTATCTATATCACAAGTAAGAAATATATTAAAATTATTAACCATGCTAAATTTAATAGCTACTGGATCAAAACAAGGCAAACAAAATACTTATTACATTACAACAGAGGGAATGAGGAAGATTGGTGAAAATATGTAA
- a CDS encoding restriction endonuclease has protein sequence MEKLDYGNFLLIMFVIMGIVGYINIAITRSKAIKHHSKYLTRMQILKILDKIEKMTGREFEEFCVYLFNQTNEYKRVKLTAATNDGGKDIVMTDLEGNTVFVECKRYDESMIGREIIQKLVGAMVQNGVEKGILITTSKLNDNALQCLNEIKKHSDLQIDVIELYAIQDMIEKYCDDSILKELDIDFPINQTNVCNSKL, from the coding sequence ATGGAAAAATTGGATTATGGAAATTTCCTTCTTATTATGTTTGTTATAATGGGAATTGTAGGATATATAAATATAGCAATAACAAGATCTAAAGCAATTAAACATCACTCAAAATATTTAACTAGAATGCAAATATTAAAAATATTAGACAAAATAGAAAAAATGACTGGTAGAGAATTTGAAGAATTCTGTGTATATTTATTTAACCAAACTAATGAATATAAAAGAGTAAAATTAACTGCAGCTACAAATGATGGTGGAAAAGATATAGTAATGACTGATCTTGAAGGAAATACAGTATTTGTAGAATGTAAAAGATATGATGAATCTATGATAGGACGAGAAATTATACAAAAGTTAGTTGGTGCTATGGTTCAAAATGGAGTTGAAAAAGGCATATTAATTACTACTAGTAAGTTAAATGATAATGCTCTTCAATGTTTAAATGAAATAAAAAAGCATAGTGATTTGCAAATAGATGTTATAGAATTATACGCTATTCAAGATATGATTGAAAAATATTGTGATGATTCTATATTAAAAGAATTAGATATTGATTTTCCTATAAATCAAACAAATGTTTGTAACTCTAAGTTATAA
- a CDS encoding replication initiator protein A, producing MSEKSKALQKQSFIMDINILEAPFFLFNQSTKAVKVRDVKNNPNITDEVRHILEVHGIDEGESKYFNWKDSKGMTREMLALTTGQLPRKFTMDVWYGIVGLYIKKTSPINFNEQLNMFDIQSDRLYFTLYELAKFMKLTTGGSNIAKIQDAIRQLKNTQYYSFSNGSIYDKKNEEYIKTKERGLSLILEYEFNSEKKRSSKQDMKYKCWVQLNSLVIDNIKHEFIKYLNSETYFTLPSGLTRGLYTYLEGNKYSSNGMLTYIKRNFEVLANKIPIEYKFNSDLKKKLKKPLENLIKYGIISDYFYGDKYIINKKEPCIYFIFKGKKEDVINILRQKYEEKQLLLEVAADNIKKDEFKMKIPENLDKTLEEVGFNAKVIKQLYAEYDKWDIIKYVIWLQQQKSKNTGSVKNSAGLLRFALMGNVNLDISHKDIVEFVENQKENFEQNKISRQEILKNAYDKYVNDEIEKLKKEEDGTYNIIYENTLINIEAQVDTQIAQLRLLEKNEGVEMPSLKLWEEFKEKKDKSELFKKNFINSIKVFRGIMTFEEFKIEFEKDK from the coding sequence ATGAGTGAAAAAAGCAAAGCATTGCAAAAGCAATCTTTTATTATGGATATAAATATACTAGAAGCACCATTTTTTTTATTTAATCAAAGTACTAAAGCAGTTAAAGTTAGGGATGTAAAAAATAATCCTAATATAACAGATGAAGTAAGACACATATTAGAAGTTCATGGAATAGATGAAGGTGAATCTAAATATTTTAATTGGAAAGATAGTAAAGGTATGACGAGGGAAATGTTAGCGTTAACAACAGGACAGTTACCTCGTAAATTTACTATGGATGTATGGTATGGGATTGTTGGTTTATATATAAAGAAAACAAGTCCTATAAATTTCAATGAACAATTAAATATGTTTGATATACAAAGTGATAGACTTTATTTTACGTTATATGAATTAGCTAAATTTATGAAATTAACAACTGGTGGATCAAATATAGCTAAAATTCAAGATGCTATTAGACAACTAAAAAATACTCAATATTATTCTTTTTCTAACGGTAGTATATATGATAAGAAAAATGAAGAATATATAAAAACTAAAGAAAGAGGACTTTCTTTAATATTAGAATATGAGTTTAATTCAGAAAAGAAAAGATCATCAAAACAAGATATGAAATATAAATGTTGGGTGCAATTAAATAGTCTTGTGATAGATAATATAAAACATGAATTTATTAAGTACCTTAATTCAGAAACTTATTTTACATTACCATCAGGATTAACTCGTGGACTTTATACGTATCTTGAGGGAAATAAGTATTCAAGTAATGGAATGTTAACTTACATAAAAAGAAATTTTGAAGTTTTAGCTAATAAAATTCCAATAGAATATAAATTTAATTCTGATTTAAAAAAGAAACTAAAAAAGCCCCTTGAGAATTTAATAAAATACGGAATTATATCAGATTATTTTTATGGAGATAAATATATTATTAATAAAAAAGAACCTTGTATTTATTTTATCTTTAAAGGTAAAAAGGAAGATGTTATTAATATTTTGCGCCAAAAATACGAGGAAAAGCAATTACTACTAGAAGTAGCAGCGGATAATATAAAAAAAGACGAATTTAAGATGAAAATACCTGAAAACTTAGATAAGACTTTAGAGGAAGTAGGTTTTAATGCTAAAGTAATAAAACAATTATATGCGGAATATGATAAATGGGATATTATCAAGTATGTAATATGGTTGCAACAACAAAAAAGTAAGAATACTGGATCAGTAAAAAATTCAGCAGGATTATTAAGATTTGCATTAATGGGAAATGTAAATTTAGATATAAGTCATAAAGATATCGTCGAATTTGTCGAAAATCAAAAGGAAAACTTTGAACAAAATAAAATATCTCGTCAAGAAATACTAAAAAATGCATATGATAAGTACGTAAATGACGAGATAGAAAAACTTAAAAAAGAGGAAGATGGAACCTATAATATAATTTACGAAAATACTTTAATTAATATAGAAGCTCAGGTAGATACCCAAATAGCACAGTTAAGATTACTTGAAAAAAATGAAGGTGTAGAAATGCCTAGCTTAAAATTATGGGAAGAATTTAAGGAAAAGAAAGATAAGTCAGAGCTATTTAAAAAGAATTTTATTAATAGTATTAAAGTGTTTAGAGGAATTATGACTTTTGAAGAATTTAAAATTGAGTTTGAAAAGGATAAATAA